Below is a genomic region from Echinicola rosea.
CTCACAAAAGTAGCAAAACTCACAAAATCCTTGGCCGGTTCCAGTTTTCGCTTGAACACATCTATCGAATAGCTGAGGGTCTGGAAGGTATAAAAACTGATCCCCACAGGAAGCACAATGCTGATGGCTCGCGGGTGGATGGATCGGCCAAAGAAACTGAACATCTCCGTAAAGCTCTCCGCAAAGAAATTAAAGTACTTAAAGAACCCTAGGAACCCCAAATTCACGGCAATGCTACAGGCCAACAGCCACTTGCGACGGGTTTCATTTTCTGTCCTGCCCATTCCCTGACCGATCAGGTAATCCAACACCGTACTGAATAGGATCAGTGTCAAAAATCGCCAATCCCACCAGCCATAAAACACATAGCTGGCAACCAATAAGAGGGTATTCTGTTGCTTTATGCTTTTTTGAAAAACAAACCAGTAACAAAAAAACACCAGCGGTAAAAAGACTGCAAAGTCAAGTGAATTAAACAGCATTTCCTTTAACGTTTATGGTTAGTTGGTTTCGTGATGGTCCTTGGGGACAAAGGATGTTTTTACGCAAATCCTGAATGCCATTGGTAAATGCATACATCAGCCTATGAAACGGCTTAGGTTTTAAGTTTCTTGAGAGGAGGCTTCCTAAGGTCACTGGCAGCGAGTCTAAAAATATACCAAGGCTCGATCAAGTAACGAAACCAAAATCTATTGGGATCTTCCTGTAACCTGTAAAGCCATTCCAGCCCCGTTCTGCCCATCCATCTTGGCGGTGTGCTTACGGTGCCGGCCACGTATTCTATGGCGGCTCCACAAGTCATGATTACCGGGGCATGCAGTTGATCTTTATTGCCAAGGATCCAGTGCTCCTGTCGCGGCATTCCCATACCCACGATTAAAATATCCGGCTCATACGTATTGATCATCTTCACCACATCATGGTTTTCCTTGCTTTCCACTTGGCTGTCAAAATACCCGTGGCGGTAGTTTATTTCCAATCCCTTAAACTTGTCTCTCAATAGCTTCACGCCCTTGGAAACACTGACTTCATCGGCACCCAAGTAAAAGACTTTTAGCTTTTCATCCCTCATCCGGCCCATCAATGGATCCATGAGGTCCACCCAGGTCAGCCTGTTGTCTTTTGACAGAGGATAGCCCAGTGCCCTTCCCAGCCATACCAGAGGCATACCATCGATTCTCTTTTTCGCTATTGCATAAAGGCTCTTTAGCGATTCTGAATTGCTCTTGTGATAAGTGTAGATCCCGTGAAGATTTTGGCTAAGGATGATATTCCTTTCTTTTGATCGTGCAGACTGCACCATAAAATCGAGCAGTGAAGACAAGTTAAAATCATCCACTTCTGTTCCGAGTAGTTGGTAGGCCATATCAGTTTAGCGTTTTCGTTTTTTTCAAAATGTATTCGATCCTGGATTTCCAGCTGTGTGATTCCACTACGGGCGTTCTGATTTCGTCCGGCTTAAATTGCCCTGACTGATAGCGTTTGTAGGCATCTCTTATTTTCTGGACCAAGTCATTGACATCACCGGATTTGAAGCAAAAACCGTTTACGCCATCTTGGATCATATTGGAAGCATCTTGAAACCTGGCGGCCAATACTGGTTTTCCCATGGAGAGGTATTCGTAAATCTTTAAAGGGGAATGGTACATTTTACCAGACTTAGTCGCTACTTGACCCGAATAACAGACATCAAACCCACCGATATAACCTGGAATCTGGTCCCAAGGCTTTCTGCCCACAAATTTGATGGTGTCCCCTAAGCCTGCATTGGCACAATCAGTTTCCCAATCATGCTTTTTCAAGCCATCCCCCACAACAGTCACCTTTAAGGGGATTTCATCTTTCAGCACATCGACCGCCCGGATCAGCACATCTACACCACACCAAGCGATCACCGAGCCGACAAATCCTATGGTAAATCCCTCGTGTTCCCGGATAGGCGTGACACTTTCAGGGTCAAAACGATCCGTATCCACACCATTAGGCACCACCAAAATCTTAGCGGGATCAATGTCAAAATGATCCAGCACCATCGCCTTGAGCTCATCGGTAACACAGATCAGGTAGTCACAGGAATGGTAAGCCTGTGCCTCCATCTTTTTGCAGATTCCTGACAGGATGATGCTTTTCCGGTCATTCTTGGCTTCTTCATACAGCACACTATTGGTTTCCAAAATCCAAGGGACCCCATTCTTTCTAAATTTCATCCCCATCAATTGGAAGGCCCCCAGACGTTCGTAAACACAGTCCACTTCAGCGTGTTTTTTAAAGGAAAGACGGTTATTATACATACCGTAGGTGATCCTGATAAGGTCGGCGGCCAACCGTTTAAAAACACTTTTGGAAAGGCTCTTCTGAAAATCAGTCTTATGGCCACTTTTCATGATGCGGTTTCCCACGATAAACTCCGCCACTTCCCAGTTCATGGATTTAAAACCGTTGATCACACCAAGAATGTGGGCCCTGGCTCCACCTGCATCGGCTTTCAACTGTGTGGAAACCCGCGGAGCTCCTGACAAGTAAAGTAATTTCATGTATTCGTTCGTTGGTTAGCGTTAAGGTTGCTTTTTCGGTCTTGTTGTTCAGTGGGCATTTCAGTTTTTGAGCACCTGTGCCATGCTGTCCAGAGTCAGGGTGTGGTATTGCTGTTCGACCTGCTGCATTTGCTCCAAGATCTGCTCACGTCGCTCCAGTAAATGGAGTACTTTTTCCAACAACGCCCCATTGGTTTCACTAGCTTCCAATAGCAGCTCTTGCAGCCCCGCATCTTGGTAAATACCCTTGATCTTAAGGTGCTTGTCAATGTCAGAAAGTACCAGCGGCAACACCTCGTATTTAGCTGCCAGCAGGGCACCGTGTAGTCTGTTGGTAATGATGGCCACGCCATTTTGATACGCTTTCCCAGCCGATTCCAAAGTGATCTGCTCCTCCTCAAAACTCACTTCGTAGCCCTTCTCGGAAAGTATTTCATAGAGTTCTTTGCAAAAACCATAATCCCCCAACACCTGATAAGTAATCTTCAGCTTATAGCGCTCTTTTACATGGTCAATGATATACACCAGTCGATCGACCAAAGCGTTTTTGTAACGCTGTCCATCATCGTCCTTGTAAATGGCGTCGCGGAAACTAAAAATGATCTCTTCCTTGCGGGCTTGCGACAGATTTACCCCATTGGCATGATAAGTCCAGGCCAGATCGGGAAAAAAACGTGCCTTGGAAATTCCTATCGCATGGGCAAGATCCAGCGAAATGGAGTCCCTCACCCAATAGTGATGGGTAAACCAAGCTCTAATCCGTTCACTGACCGCCTGCTTCTTGCCAATAGGCCCCATTGAGAACCCCATCCTGACCACCTTCACCCTCAGGAGTCTTAAGACAATCAAGAATGCCGAGTACGCTAAGTTCTTTTTGATTTTCTTAGTGGAATTACCAAAAATATGCCCTGGAGGGCCTGCTACCATAATCACCTGTTGGTCTTTCTTGAAAAGGCTCTTCCACGCCTTATCGAAAAGCTGCCTGTAAAAGCTCCCCTTGCCAACAGTACTTTTCTCCTGACTCGCCAAGACCAGGGCGTCCTTATAAAAAGCCGGTAACTTTTCGTCATTGATCACTACCGCTCCGTATGTCCTGAACAATTCGATGAGTGATTTATTGATGAGCACATCCCCTGTGTTTTCAAATTGGGTATTGCCCTGAAAATAAGTAGTGACTTTCTTTTCCATGCTATTGATTAATTGACAAGTTGCTGCGTAAAATCCAGTGGTTGTGGCCTGTAATGGTGTGCCGTCCGATGGTTGTAGACTTTAAAAACATGCACCTGACCGATCAAAAAAGTCAAGGTGATCATTTCCCTCTTGAGGGGAGCCCAACCAAAAAATCCGTAAATGAATATTGAAATAAGAATGCCAATAGTGGCCAAACTAAATATATTCACCACAATGTTCCTTGTCTTTAAGGACTTGGTATGGCTGCTCATTTTGCTTCCAAAAAAACTCAACCACAGCACCATTCCAACCAGTCCTGTTTCCGCGAGCACGATCAGGTGGATATTGTGAATCGGATTGGTGGTGATGAACTCCACCACTGCCAGGTCTTGGGTAACCCGGATAAAATGTCCCATATAATAAACATGGGCGTTAATGCCCACGCCCAGTAATTTGGCCCTGTTCCAAATATCATAGCCCATAAACCAAGACGAAAAGCGGACCTCTATTTGGTTTTCGAAATCACTTGCCAGAAACAGTTCACTCAATGGGCTGAGGTAAAGTATGCCCAAAAACAAAACAAACCCCACAGATGCCAAAACGATGTTTTTGAACGAAAAGAAACTCTTTTTGGAATAAAAGGAAATAAGCACAATTCCAATAATAATGGCACTGGTCACGTAAGTCGTCCTGGAAAACGTGAGCACGATAATAAACACGTTGGCAAAAAAACAATAAAAGGACAGCTGCTTTTTGAAACCATTCAGATAGGAGGACAAGAAGAAAATTGTCGTGATCAAACAAAACAAGGCCAATGTACCCGGGTGACCAAATATCCCTACCGCAGAGGTATATCCTTCACGCTTCAGCGCGTAGTCGATCATGTCTTCACCTTTAAAAAAAGTCAGGGCAGCTTCTATCCCCAGCAACGGATACATGATGACCAACATTGTCTGCAAAACCGTAATCACCATCAGTCCATCAAAAATGCCCTTCAGCACTTCGCCTTGAGTAAAATTGCCTTTGATGTAATTCACCGATAGAAATAACTGCCCTGCATAACAAAGAAAGACCAAAACGGATTTGGGGTAAGGATTCATGGGATTAAAAAATGACAAGATGCTCATCACCAAAACGACCATTTCCCACTTATAATCCCTTAGCTTAAGGACCGCAAAACGCTGGTAACCCAAGAAAAAGCCTATGGGAATCACAAAGGTGGAAAGTGAAATCCAGAGAGAATTCCCAAAAACGCCCAGTCGATCGACCATTGTCCCTTCATAATTGGTCGTGGTCAAGAAGGAATGGAAGGAAGTCCCAAAATCAAAGGCCAACATCAGCACAAAAAAGCTGATCAGCATGTGATTGGATCTTTTTCCTTGCCAATTCAAGTAACCCCATTTTCCTAAGGAATAAACAAGGGTAAATAATAAAACAACTTTATTCATCCAGAGAGTGCTGCTTTCTTAGGTGAGTTGACAATGTCCAGCTGATACGGTTAATTCAGAAAGTGACTTGGCAAATGCGGTGTAATTTTTTTCCGCATTGAAGTTTTCATTGTAAAACTCCCGGACTTGGTCAGCAGAGAAACTTTTTTCCAACACCTCTCCGAAAGCCGCTACCACTTCTTCCAAACTCGGATTGGGCGGCAATAACTTGCCTGTTTCCGTACCTACGATCTCGCCAGTCCCTCCTACTTTGGTGGCCACTATGGGGATGCCAAAGGAAATGGCTTCCATGATGGAAACTGGTATTCCCTCTGTGGAACTGAGGTTGGTAAACAAGTCCACAGGATGACTGGCATAGTAATCATAAATCGCTTCATTCTTCACATACCCCTTGAGGATTACGGTCAAATTTTCAGGAACATCACTTTTTTCCCTAAGATCCTTCCATCCATCTCCATCGCCAAAATGAACCCATTTCACCTTTTGTCCAGGATATTTTTGGGCAAATCGGATCACTGCCATTCTTATGAAATCTACTCTTTTCATCGGAGCCACCCTTGATACCGAGACAATCACCGATGTACCCTCCTTGGATTTTTTTGCCACCTGCTGCTTATCATACACGCCCAATTTGGCCACTTCAATAGCAGGATTGATTCCATAATTGGTCTCGAGAAAATGCTTTCCATCTTCTGAAATGGAATACAGTGCTTGCAGCTTCTCCAAGCAATACTTTCTATATGGCCAGAAAGAACGCACATTTGGCCCAGCTTCATAAATATCAAATCGATGGGCCCTGCTGATCACTGAAGATCGAATTTTCCCTTCTTCCCTCAAGCGTAAAAAAGCATAGGTGGCCTCATTGAACCAATAGGTATATACCACATTGGTATCCTGTGATAATTTGGTATGGTCTCCAAAAAAACGAGCATAGGCACGTCCATTTGATATAAATTTCAACAGCATTCCCAGGTCCTTCAATCCCTTTAGCTTGGAGCGGTGTGCCCAAACAGCCTTTATAAAATCGCTGGAAAACATGGCCTTTGCAGCCCTGGAAATTTTCCTTTGATAAACGGCAGAGAAAGAACAGTCCACTTCCACATTTTCAGGCACCTTTCTGCAGTAACTCCCCATCTCATAAGGATAGATCGTCACCTTATCGTATGACTGTGCGACAAGCTTGATTTCACTTTCCAAAAATGCCTCCGTTTTGTAAAAAGGAAACCGCTTCGTGATCAATATCAATTCGGTTGGCTGGTTTGCTTTCATGTCAAATTGCCTGATATAGTTTTACGAGTTTTGCCGTATTATACAATGCTGTGATCTCCTTTCTCTCCTGAAAGGCCAAACCGTTGGCTGGATCATCAAGAAATGACTTCAGTGCCGTGGTCAGCCCATCCTTCCTGGAGCGATCGTATATCAATCCACTTTCTTGGAAAACCGCTTCGGGAAGTCCCCCGACATTCGAAACAATGACTTTTTTCTCTAATCCAAACGAGGTCATTACTACCCCGCTTTGGGTGGCATCTTTGTAAGGACATACCACTGCCCTGCAATGCCGTACCAACGTGGCGACTTCTTCATTTTCCAAAAATCGATTAATGATCATAACCTGCTCATTGGTTATCAATTCATCCGGAACGGTGAAGTTTGCCTTCCACTTTCCTGCGATGACCAATTTTAGGTCTGGATACATCTTGGAAATCTCCCTAAAACTCCGCAACAGATCTTCCACTCCTTTGTACTGAGAGACCCTTCCAACAAACAGCAGGTAGTTTTCAGGAACCTGAAGGGCCGCATCAGCACTTTGATATTTTGCATAAAAGGTATAAGGCACCAACGAAAGGTTATGAACAGTTTTTTGTTTTCCGTAAATGGATTGAAAGGTATTTTTGGAATGTTCAGAAAACGTGAGAAAGAACGCTGCTCTTGGATACATCAATGTCCTGATCAGCTTTCTCCTCCAATCCTGCTCTCCTGAATGCGGCTTGGGATCATGGACATCGATCACCCATTTCCCACGCTTCACAAAGAGTGGCAGGGCAAACAACTCAATGGAAATATCATCAAAGTGAACCACATCTGGACCGATGGAATTGATCAGTTTGCCCAACTGTCTATTCCTTTTGATCCCTTCCAGTCCCACGCGTTTTTTCGGAAAAAACATAAAATCAACAGACGCACAACCGGATATATAGGATTCAAAAAAAACGGCATCCTTTAATGCCCCCTTGACTTCCTTGAATGAATAGGCATCTTTGCTTTTTTTACAGGGTGCTTCCTTTAGACTGAATATTGTAGAGGATAGTTTTCCTTCAGAAGTAAGCACAAAGACGTGTAGGGATACCCGCTTGCTCAATTCCCTGATATACTCAATGGAAAAATCCAGGAACCATGGATATGTAATGTATGCAACCTTCATCAATAGACCGTCTTATGGAGTTTTTGATTCAGCAGCTCCACCTCGTCTCCCATTCGGGAAAACACCTGATTTGCCCGTTGGTCAGAAGACATATCAAAAGTGATATCTCGTTGGGAGAGGGTTTTCAGTATTTGATCTTTCACCTTGTTCTTCAAGAAAACATTGGCCTCCACACTTCCTCCTGAGAAGCGCTTGATCATGGAATGAAACCTTCCTTTTTTGTACAAAGGGACGTATAATGGATCATGTTGGAAGATCTCCACGGAATTCATCCAATCCGCCCATTTGAATTCGGAAACCCGCTCCCCTTCTGTAAAGGGTGTAGTCAGAACAAATCGCCTCCACGGAATCCTGAATATATCCGCCAAAATAGCTCCGTGCATGGCTTCCGAGATGATGAAGTTGGATGCAGCGATTTCCCGCAAGGTATATTCTATCCCCAAATCTGTGTGGGTAGTGATGTAGTGAATTCCCAGCTCCTTACAAATGCTCTTCCAGTCAAAATAGCTCTCAGACTTAAAATAAGGGATAAAACTAACATTGTACTGCTTCGTCGTATTGCTGATTTTTTGAAATTCCGGGAGCAGTTTGAGGGCATAGGCGGCATCAGAAATGTACTTAAATTCCCTATTGAAATGATTGGAAGAAAGGGGGCCTCTCAGGAACCTGATGTCCCAACTTGCATCCAAAGGAAACTGCTTGTGAATCGGCCTTACTCCTGTGCCAAACACTACTTTTCTTTTATCCTGGGCAGAAATGATGTGTTTGTTTTTTTCATACAAAATCGTGCCTATCCCTAAGAATGCCAGATCATCTGAAGTATCTTCCGGACCAAACAGTTTTGGCCATAACCAGCCGTTGAGATCGTCGCCGAAGTTTCCTTTTTCCGACTTGTAGTACAAATATTCCATAGATCAGTTATTTAAAGCCAGTTCCTTTTTTTTCGTTATTTTTTGCTTGATTTTCATTAGCCCCTTGCTGACGATTTCCTTTTCATCATCACAAAGGCCCCAGAAGTTTATGGCAAAGGCAGTTCCGATGGCTGCCAAAACAATGGTCAGCAAAAACCTAAACTCAAAGTCAAATATATTGATGGACAAGAGACAGGTCCCCACCAAAACCATCAGGGGAACAATTTCCTTTAAGATGACCCTATCCATGTATTGCCGGACCGGAAGTCCCGCCAACCTGTTAAGAAAATACAACCTTAGGCAGCATGCGATAAACTCCACCACGATGTATCCTGCCAAAACCGAATATGCTGCAAAGCCCATTTTCAACAACAGGAAGGCCAAGGGCAAATTCATCAAAAGGACACCGCCGACAGTGGCTTGGTAGGCTTTTATCCGGCCTGTGGCCTGAATGGCGGATTGAAGTCCTATGGTCAGCTGATTGATAATGGATCCTACCAGTACCATTTGGCAGAAAATCGCTGCATAATCAGGGACCTCCTTCAGCCAGACGGAGAGAATATTGTTCATTTCAAATATGAAGGGCACCGCCACAATGCTCAGCAGAAAAAAACCAAACTTGCTGGCGATCATGGCCAGCCTGAGCATCCGCTTCCTGTCACCATTTCCCTCACTTTTCATGATCTGGGGATTGATGGATTTCAGCATGGTAGTCGATAAAAACATTAGCTGCCCACCTACTTGATTGGCAATAGCGTAAGCCGAGTTGATGATCGCCCCAAAAAACAAGTTCAAAATCACCGCTAGTCCTTGTGTCCTGCCCAAACTGCACAATGATCCAAATAAATTCCAACTCGCATAGGCACCCAATTCTTTAAGCAAAGACGATTCGATACCGGTTCTGTTTTTTATTTTACATTCCTGATAAGCCTTCATACAGTACAACGCATACACCATAAAACTGACGCTACTGATTCCTGCCATTAACAATCCATATACCACGAGTTTTTTGCCTACAGTATGGTAAAGAAAAATAGCAATGGCCAATTTTAACAGCACCTCCAAAATATTTACCAAAGCCACATAGACCATATTTTCATGGGCCACCAGTGAACCATTATAGGGAACTGATAAAATGAGGAAAAACACATTGACGATCATGAAATGATAGACCTGCTTCGCTTCCTCCAGCTTGTCCACTGGAATATTGAGAAAACCATCAAAGAGCCAAAGCCCCGCAAACTCCAGCAAAGCCAATAGGACAATACCCAATATCAAGTGAAAGAACAAGCTGTTCCAAAATATCTTCGCCTGCATTACTTTATCTTTTTTGCCCTGATAAAAAGAC
It encodes:
- a CDS encoding WecB/TagA/CpsF family glycosyltransferase, with translation MAYQLLGTEVDDFNLSSLLDFMVQSARSKERNIILSQNLHGIYTYHKSNSESLKSLYAIAKKRIDGMPLVWLGRALGYPLSKDNRLTWVDLMDPLMGRMRDEKLKVFYLGADEVSVSKGVKLLRDKFKGLEINYRHGYFDSQVESKENHDVVKMINTYEPDILIVGMGMPRQEHWILGNKDQLHAPVIMTCGAAIEYVAGTVSTPPRWMGRTGLEWLYRLQEDPNRFWFRYLIEPWYIFRLAASDLRKPPLKKLKT
- a CDS encoding glycosyltransferase: MKLLYLSGAPRVSTQLKADAGGARAHILGVINGFKSMNWEVAEFIVGNRIMKSGHKTDFQKSLSKSVFKRLAADLIRITYGMYNNRLSFKKHAEVDCVYERLGAFQLMGMKFRKNGVPWILETNSVLYEEAKNDRKSIILSGICKKMEAQAYHSCDYLICVTDELKAMVLDHFDIDPAKILVVPNGVDTDRFDPESVTPIREHEGFTIGFVGSVIAWCGVDVLIRAVDVLKDEIPLKVTVVGDGLKKHDWETDCANAGLGDTIKFVGRKPWDQIPGYIGGFDVCYSGQVATKSGKMYHSPLKIYEYLSMGKPVLAARFQDASNMIQDGVNGFCFKSGDVNDLVQKIRDAYKRYQSGQFKPDEIRTPVVESHSWKSRIEYILKKTKTLN
- a CDS encoding polysaccharide pyruvyl transferase family protein is translated as MEKKVTTYFQGNTQFENTGDVLINKSLIELFRTYGAVVINDEKLPAFYKDALVLASQEKSTVGKGSFYRQLFDKAWKSLFKKDQQVIMVAGPPGHIFGNSTKKIKKNLAYSAFLIVLRLLRVKVVRMGFSMGPIGKKQAVSERIRAWFTHHYWVRDSISLDLAHAIGISKARFFPDLAWTYHANGVNLSQARKEEIIFSFRDAIYKDDDGQRYKNALVDRLVYIIDHVKERYKLKITYQVLGDYGFCKELYEILSEKGYEVSFEEEQITLESAGKAYQNGVAIITNRLHGALLAAKYEVLPLVLSDIDKHLKIKGIYQDAGLQELLLEASETNGALLEKVLHLLERREQILEQMQQVEQQYHTLTLDSMAQVLKN
- a CDS encoding O-antigen ligase family protein, whose product is MLISFFVLMLAFDFGTSFHSFLTTTNYEGTMVDRLGVFGNSLWISLSTFVIPIGFFLGYQRFAVLKLRDYKWEMVVLVMSILSFFNPMNPYPKSVLVFLCYAGQLFLSVNYIKGNFTQGEVLKGIFDGLMVITVLQTMLVIMYPLLGIEAALTFFKGEDMIDYALKREGYTSAVGIFGHPGTLALFCLITTIFFLSSYLNGFKKQLSFYCFFANVFIIVLTFSRTTYVTSAIIIGIVLISFYSKKSFFSFKNIVLASVGFVLFLGILYLSPLSELFLASDFENQIEVRFSSWFMGYDIWNRAKLLGVGINAHVYYMGHFIRVTQDLAVVEFITTNPIHNIHLIVLAETGLVGMVLWLSFFGSKMSSHTKSLKTRNIVVNIFSLATIGILISIFIYGFFGWAPLKREMITLTFLIGQVHVFKVYNHRTAHHYRPQPLDFTQQLVN
- a CDS encoding glycosyltransferase, with the translated sequence MKANQPTELILITKRFPFYKTEAFLESEIKLVAQSYDKVTIYPYEMGSYCRKVPENVEVDCSFSAVYQRKISRAAKAMFSSDFIKAVWAHRSKLKGLKDLGMLLKFISNGRAYARFFGDHTKLSQDTNVVYTYWFNEATYAFLRLREEGKIRSSVISRAHRFDIYEAGPNVRSFWPYRKYCLEKLQALYSISEDGKHFLETNYGINPAIEVAKLGVYDKQQVAKKSKEGTSVIVSVSRVAPMKRVDFIRMAVIRFAQKYPGQKVKWVHFGDGDGWKDLREKSDVPENLTVILKGYVKNEAIYDYYASHPVDLFTNLSSTEGIPVSIMEAISFGIPIVATKVGGTGEIVGTETGKLLPPNPSLEEVVAAFGEVLEKSFSADQVREFYNENFNAEKNYTAFAKSLSELTVSAGHCQLT
- a CDS encoding glycosyltransferase family 4 protein, translating into MKVAYITYPWFLDFSIEYIRELSKRVSLHVFVLTSEGKLSSTIFSLKEAPCKKSKDAYSFKEVKGALKDAVFFESYISGCASVDFMFFPKKRVGLEGIKRNRQLGKLINSIGPDVVHFDDISIELFALPLFVKRGKWVIDVHDPKPHSGEQDWRRKLIRTLMYPRAAFFLTFSEHSKNTFQSIYGKQKTVHNLSLVPYTFYAKYQSADAALQVPENYLLFVGRVSQYKGVEDLLRSFREISKMYPDLKLVIAGKWKANFTVPDELITNEQVMIINRFLENEEVATLVRHCRAVVCPYKDATQSGVVMTSFGLEKKVIVSNVGGLPEAVFQESGLIYDRSRKDGLTTALKSFLDDPANGLAFQERKEITALYNTAKLVKLYQAI
- a CDS encoding polysaccharide pyruvyl transferase family protein, with amino-acid sequence MEYLYYKSEKGNFGDDLNGWLWPKLFGPEDTSDDLAFLGIGTILYEKNKHIISAQDKRKVVFGTGVRPIHKQFPLDASWDIRFLRGPLSSNHFNREFKYISDAAYALKLLPEFQKISNTTKQYNVSFIPYFKSESYFDWKSICKELGIHYITTHTDLGIEYTLREIAASNFIISEAMHGAILADIFRIPWRRFVLTTPFTEGERVSEFKWADWMNSVEIFQHDPLYVPLYKKGRFHSMIKRFSGGSVEANVFLKNKVKDQILKTLSQRDITFDMSSDQRANQVFSRMGDEVELLNQKLHKTVY
- a CDS encoding MATE family efflux transporter, giving the protein MNAANRVVFNTGILYGRIIVSVGISLFTTRIVLDALGAEDYGIFNLIAGVIVMLSFLKNAMATSTQRFLSFYQGKKDKVMQAKIFWNSLFFHLILGIVLLALLEFAGLWLFDGFLNIPVDKLEEAKQVYHFMIVNVFFLILSVPYNGSLVAHENMVYVALVNILEVLLKLAIAIFLYHTVGKKLVVYGLLMAGISSVSFMVYALYCMKAYQECKIKNRTGIESSLLKELGAYASWNLFGSLCSLGRTQGLAVILNLFFGAIINSAYAIANQVGGQLMFLSTTMLKSINPQIMKSEGNGDRKRMLRLAMIASKFGFFLLSIVAVPFIFEMNNILSVWLKEVPDYAAIFCQMVLVGSIINQLTIGLQSAIQATGRIKAYQATVGGVLLMNLPLAFLLLKMGFAAYSVLAGYIVVEFIACCLRLYFLNRLAGLPVRQYMDRVILKEIVPLMVLVGTCLLSINIFDFEFRFLLTIVLAAIGTAFAINFWGLCDDEKEIVSKGLMKIKQKITKKKELALNN